The DNA window GCGCTGCGGCAGTCCTACGTCAGCAGCGGCACCGAGACGCCGGCGTTCTGCAGCTTCCTGGCCTGCTACCTCGTGGCGGCGGCCCTGACCTGGACGCGGTACGTGCGGCCGCGCCGCACGCTGGTGCGGGCGCCGGGCCACCGGGACGTCAACGTCGGCCAGCGCAGCCTGGAGGCGAGCCTGAAGGTCGTCGCCGGGGAGCCGGTCACCACCTGAGTTACGACGTGAGTTCGTCCGCGAGATTCTCCGGGTGCAGCATCTCGACGTACCGCAACTCCTCGGGGATGCCGAAGCCGTCGACCAGCGTTCGTGCGTGCGGGCGCAGCGCCCGGCACCGGTCGTTGATGCCGCGGGTGACCGCCTTGGCCCGATCCGTGGACAGGTAGCGGTGCTCGACGTACCAGGCCTTGTCCTCCTCGATCACCGACAGCGCGTAGAGGTCGCAGACCAGCTCCAGCAACTCGCGGGCCTGCTGGTCTTCGCACGAGTCGATACCGGCGACGAAGGCCTCGAGGATAACCCGGTCGATGTGCGCGCCGGCCGCGTGCAGGACGTGATCCTGCACGGCGTTGAACGCGTCGAACGCCGACATCTCCTTGGATTTTGCTTGCAGCCGGCGCGCCACCGATGACAGCAGATACTCCTCGCGGTCCTCGAACATCTTGACCTGCGTGCCGCGGTTGAACAGGCTGCCCTGCTCCTCGCTGTCCTGCCGGGCATCCACGATCGTCTGGATGATCGTCTCCGCAGCGGTGCGTTTGATGACGCGGTCGCCGACGGTGCCCGCGGCGAAGCGCACCCACTCGACCGGGCTCATGCTGTGGATGTCGTCGGCGTAGGCGGTGAGCAGCTCCTTGGCGACCAGCTGGGTCAGCACATGGTTGTCGCCCTCGAACGTGGTGAACACGTCGGTGTCGCCGCGCAGTCCGATCAGCCGGTTCTCGGCCATGTAGCCCGCGCCGCCGCAGGCCTCCCTCGCCTCCTGGATGGAGCGGCTGGCGTGCCAGGTGTTCGCGGCCTTCAGCCCGGCGGCGCGCGATTCCAGCTCGCGCTGCTCCTCGGCGTCGGGCGCGTCGGCGGTCTGGACGTCGTGGCATTTGGCGACGAGCTCGTTCTGGGCGAACTGCAGCGCATAGGACTTCGCGATCAACGGGAAGAGCCGGCGCTGGTGGACCAGGTAGTCCATGATCAACACCTCGGAGCCCTCGTCGGGTGCGCTGAACTGCCTGCGCTGCAACGCATATCGAGTCGCGATGTCCAGTGCGACGCGCGCCGCGGCGCCCGCGCTGCCACCCACGGTGATCCGGCCGCGCACCAGGGTGCCCAGCATCGTGAAGAACCGCCGGTTAGGGTTTTCGATCGGGGAGGTGTACGTGCCGTCGGGAGCGACGTCGCCGTACTTGTTGAGCAGGTTGACCCGCGGGACCCGCACGTGGTCGAACATGATGCGGCCGTTGTCGACGCCGGGCAGCCCACCCTTGTACTCGCAGTCCGAGGTCGTCACCCCGGGCAGGTCGTTGCCGTCGGCGTCGCGGATCGGCACCAGTAGACAGTGCACGCCGTGGTTGACCGGCTCGCCGTTCTCGGTGGTGATCAATTGTGCGAAAACCGCTGCCACGGTGGCTGTTTCGGCGGCCCCGCCGATGTAGTCCTTGCGTGCCGACGGGGTGGGGGAGTCGATGACGAACTCCTCGGTCTCGGCGTCGTAGGTCGCGGTGGTCTCCAGCGCCTGCACGTCGCTGCCGTGGCCCGTCTCGGTCATCGCGAAACAGCCGCACAACTCGAGGCTGATGACCTTCTTGACGAGGGCCTCGTGGTGGCGTTCGGTGCCCAGGTTCTCCACGGCACCGCCGAACAGGCCCCACTGCACCCCGGCCTTGACCATCAGCGACAGGTCCGACATGGCGAGCATTTCGATCATGGTGATCGCCGCCCCGACGTCACCGGTGCCGCCGTGTTCCTTGCGGAAGTTGTCGCCGGCGGCACCGAACGCGGCCATGATCCTCATCTGCTCGCCCACCTTGGTGCGCGCGATCACGGTGTCGGGGGTGTAGTGCGGGCGGAACATGTCCTCGGTCATGGTGTCCCGCATCCGGTTTTTCACCTCGCGCCACCGCCCGTCCAGCGTGTTGCGCAGATGCTCGACAGTGCTCGTCGTTACTGGCGCCATGATTCGACCGTAGCCCGCCGCTCGCGCGGCGGAAACAACCACGCGACAACGACGCGCGAAACCGTTACACGCGCCCGGCTTCTCCAACTGTCCGGCCGGCCTGCTCGGGCCGTGTTGCCCCGGTGCGGGTTCCGCGCTTGCGCGGCAGCAGCCAGAACCAGCCCAGCCCCGCCCACAGCGCGCCGAATAGCACCAGCATGTTCATGTCGAACGCCCACCAGCCCACGTAGTGGGTCCACATCTGGATGTTGGCGGCGAGCGCGTCGACCCGGCGCAGGTCGACGGTCGACGCCGACGCCGCGAAGCCCCACTGGGCGGGCACGAACCAGGAGATCTGGTCGTAACCCCACGTGCCCACCAGCGGAACCAGCCCCCCGGCGAACAGCAGCGACGCCAGGACCACCGGCACCGCCAGCGCCAGGACCTCACGCGGGGACCCGGCCCGTGCGGACAGCGCCAGGCCGACGATGGCCGACACGACAGCCGTGACGGCCACGCTCACGTAGAGCTCGAGGTCGGCGCTCCCGAGCAGGACGGCGCCACGCACGGGCCCGCCCTTGCCGGTCAGCACGATGACGGTCAGCACGGCCGTCAAGCCGGCCGCGGCGACGGCGAACACGACGACCTTGCCGGCCAGGTAGGCCGCCGGGGAGAGCCCGACGGAGCGCTCCCGTCGGTAGACGAGGCGCTCGGTGACCAGGTTGCCCAGGGTCAGCACGGTGCCGATCACCACGGCGGCGAAGTTCAGGGCGGCCAGGATCTCGACGGCCTCGTGCCGGTTGGGGCCGGACGGGTCGGCCCAGCCCAGCCCGGAGTCGCCGGGAATGAGCAGCATCAACGCCCCGAACACCATCGGCAGCAGCGCCAGGACGACGACCTGGGTGCGGCCGGCGAGAAGCTGGCGAACCTGGCGGCGGATCACCAGACCGGTTTGCCGGGACAGGGTCAGATCCGCGGGGGCCGGCCAGGGCGCGGCGATTTCCGGCCGCGCCGGCGGGGCCGACGCCTGCTGCCGCTCCCGGAACGCGCGGTGTGCGCCGTCGGGGTCGGCGCTGACCTGCGCGAGAATCCTGGAGAAATCGGCGGTGCCCAGCGCGGGTTCGGCCTGCAGCGGTGTGCCGACGTAGGCCGGCGTGCCGGCGCCGGTGAGTACGACGGCCTGGTCGCACATCGACACTTGGGTCAGGGAGGTCTGCGATGCCATCGCGACCACGACGGCACAGCCGAGGTCGGCCTGCCGCCGCAACACCGCCATCACCTGGTTTTCCTGTGCCGCGTCGAGGCCGGCGCCCACGCCGTCGACCACGAGCAAGGTTGGGCGGCTGAGGAGTTCGATCGCCAGCGACACGCACCGGCGCAGCTCGGGCGGGAGTTTGGCCACCGGCGTCGCGCCGCGCGGTGTCAGCTCGAGTTCTTCCAGCACCTGTTCCACCACCCGGTCGCGCTGGGAGGGGGTGGTCTCGGGCGGAAGCCGCAGTTCGGCGGCGTACCGGAGCGACTGTGCGACGGTGAGTTTGCGGTGGAGCCGGTCGTCGCGCGGCACGATCCCGATGCGGGTACGCATCGCCGCCGGCTCGGCGTGCACGTCGTGTCCGTCGACGGTGACCACGCCGGAGTCGAGTCGTTGCGTGCCCGCGAGCATGTCGAGCAGCGCGCTGTTGCGCGGCGCGGAGGGGCCGATGACCGCGGTGAGCGTGCCCGGACGCGCGGTGAACGAGACGTCGCTGATGACCTCGCGCCCGTCGACGGCGAGCCCCACCCGGTATGCGGCCACCCCGGTGGTGCGCGCCCCCGGCCGCAGCGGCAGCCGGTAGGTCCGGTCGGCTTCCTCGGAGCGGAACGAGGGCTGCTGGGCGCGCAGCCTGCGGGTCGCGTCGGTCATCCGTTTGATCAGGCCTCGGTTTTTCGGATGTTCGTCCCGGGGCGGTTCGGGCGGGGGGACCGGCCGCGGTTCGGGCGGCGCCGGCCGGGCGCCGGGTTGGGGCGGCCGGGCCGGCGGCTGCTGAGCCACCGGCATCCGCTGGGTGGGGCGTTGCGTCGGCGCCTGGGGGACCGGCCCGGGCTG is part of the Mycobacterium sp. HUMS_12744610 genome and encodes:
- a CDS encoding acyl-CoA dehydrogenase; its protein translation is MAPVTTSTVEHLRNTLDGRWREVKNRMRDTMTEDMFRPHYTPDTVIARTKVGEQMRIMAAFGAAGDNFRKEHGGTGDVGAAITMIEMLAMSDLSLMVKAGVQWGLFGGAVENLGTERHHEALVKKVISLELCGCFAMTETGHGSDVQALETTATYDAETEEFVIDSPTPSARKDYIGGAAETATVAAVFAQLITTENGEPVNHGVHCLLVPIRDADGNDLPGVTTSDCEYKGGLPGVDNGRIMFDHVRVPRVNLLNKYGDVAPDGTYTSPIENPNRRFFTMLGTLVRGRITVGGSAGAAARVALDIATRYALQRRQFSAPDEGSEVLIMDYLVHQRRLFPLIAKSYALQFAQNELVAKCHDVQTADAPDAEEQRELESRAAGLKAANTWHASRSIQEAREACGGAGYMAENRLIGLRGDTDVFTTFEGDNHVLTQLVAKELLTAYADDIHSMSPVEWVRFAAGTVGDRVIKRTAAETIIQTIVDARQDSEEQGSLFNRGTQVKMFEDREEYLLSSVARRLQAKSKEMSAFDAFNAVQDHVLHAAGAHIDRVILEAFVAGIDSCEDQQARELLELVCDLYALSVIEEDKAWYVEHRYLSTDRAKAVTRGINDRCRALRPHARTLVDGFGIPEELRYVEMLHPENLADELTS
- a CDS encoding ATP-binding cassette domain-containing protein, with translation MRPDAPAYPASPLTVWVGSMRYVFTPGRDVIVGQGRGCDVPLDRPSHAGSAPPPARSDVVLRFADGHWVAVDTSPYGMFVDGARVTTVDIRDGQAIAIGDPQRGPRLVFQLGAPARPSGPPPRPAAPPPQQQRPKVPPPSRPRPQPSGAVPREQPGPVPQAPTQRPTQRMPVAQQPPARPPQPGARPAPPEPRPVPPPEPPRDEHPKNRGLIKRMTDATRRLRAQQPSFRSEEADRTYRLPLRPGARTTGVAAYRVGLAVDGREVISDVSFTARPGTLTAVIGPSAPRNSALLDMLAGTQRLDSGVVTVDGHDVHAEPAAMRTRIGIVPRDDRLHRKLTVAQSLRYAAELRLPPETTPSQRDRVVEQVLEELELTPRGATPVAKLPPELRRCVSLAIELLSRPTLLVVDGVGAGLDAAQENQVMAVLRRQADLGCAVVVAMASQTSLTQVSMCDQAVVLTGAGTPAYVGTPLQAEPALGTADFSRILAQVSADPDGAHRAFRERQQASAPPARPEIAAPWPAPADLTLSRQTGLVIRRQVRQLLAGRTQVVVLALLPMVFGALMLLIPGDSGLGWADPSGPNRHEAVEILAALNFAAVVIGTVLTLGNLVTERLVYRRERSVGLSPAAYLAGKVVVFAVAAAGLTAVLTVIVLTGKGGPVRGAVLLGSADLELYVSVAVTAVVSAIVGLALSARAGSPREVLALAVPVVLASLLFAGGLVPLVGTWGYDQISWFVPAQWGFAASASTVDLRRVDALAANIQMWTHYVGWWAFDMNMLVLFGALWAGLGWFWLLPRKRGTRTGATRPEQAGRTVGEAGRV